The proteins below come from a single Halobacillus salinarum genomic window:
- the coaBC gene encoding bifunctional phosphopantothenoylcysteine decarboxylase/phosphopantothenate--cysteine ligase CoaBC: MLNGKKIVLGVSGGIAAYKAAALASKLVQAKAEVRVVMTESAQKFVAPTTFQALTRHPVYTDTFDEKDATQIQHIDVADWADFVLLAPATANLIGKLANGLADDMLSTTLLATEAPVYIAPAMNVHMYSHPSVMRNLQRLDQWGFHFIEPGEGYLACGYVGKGRLEEPETIVEVLENQQHPKVLKGKNVLITAGPTREKIDPVRYFTNPSTGKMGFALARQAAFLGAEVTLITGPVNLTAPAGVKRIDVITAEDMYNQVLEHFSTNDIVIKAAAVADYRPKQTFAQKMKKQPGEYTVEMERTKDILAELGKRKEHQYLIGFAAETNDVERYGREKLAKKNLDAIVINNVSEADSGFGHDTNSSLFITKQGRETTFPVISKDEMARQILMKSLEELGW, from the coding sequence ATGTTAAATGGAAAAAAGATAGTACTTGGTGTGTCAGGAGGGATTGCTGCCTACAAAGCTGCAGCACTGGCGAGCAAACTTGTTCAGGCGAAAGCAGAAGTGAGAGTGGTCATGACAGAGAGTGCCCAGAAGTTTGTGGCACCGACTACTTTTCAAGCTCTTACTCGGCATCCGGTTTACACTGATACATTTGACGAAAAAGATGCGACGCAAATCCAGCATATTGATGTGGCCGATTGGGCTGACTTCGTTCTTCTCGCTCCGGCAACTGCCAATTTAATTGGAAAGTTGGCAAACGGATTAGCGGATGACATGCTTTCTACGACACTGCTTGCTACTGAAGCCCCCGTCTATATCGCTCCAGCCATGAACGTACACATGTACAGCCACCCGTCAGTGATGAGGAATCTACAAAGACTCGACCAATGGGGGTTTCATTTCATCGAACCAGGTGAAGGCTATCTTGCATGCGGGTACGTAGGGAAAGGGAGGCTTGAGGAGCCGGAAACGATCGTAGAAGTGCTCGAAAACCAGCAGCATCCGAAAGTATTAAAAGGAAAGAACGTTTTGATTACAGCTGGACCTACAAGGGAAAAAATCGATCCCGTCCGTTATTTTACCAACCCTTCTACAGGGAAAATGGGATTTGCTCTAGCCAGACAGGCAGCTTTTCTCGGAGCAGAAGTGACGCTCATTACCGGTCCTGTCAATTTAACTGCCCCAGCAGGTGTCAAAAGAATTGATGTCATTACGGCAGAGGATATGTATAATCAGGTGCTTGAGCATTTTAGTACGAACGATATCGTCATTAAGGCAGCAGCCGTTGCCGACTATCGTCCGAAACAGACATTTGCTCAGAAAATGAAAAAACAACCAGGAGAATACACTGTGGAAATGGAGCGGACAAAGGATATATTAGCAGAGCTCGGAAAGCGGAAAGAACATCAATACTTAATTGGTTTCGCAGCGGAGACAAATGACGTTGAACGGTACGGAAGAGAAAAGTTAGCCAAGAAGAATCTGGATGCCATTGTAATTAATAATGTCAGTGAAGCTGACTCAGGATTCGGCCATGATACGAATTCATCCTTATTTATTACAAAACAAGGGAGAGAAACGACCTTCCCTGTCATCTCAAAAGATGAAATGGCTCGACAAATATTAATGAAATCATTGGAAGAACTCGGATGGTGA
- the pyrE gene encoding orotate phosphoribosyltransferase produces the protein MADKQLINDLLEIGAVQVKVKDFFTWTSGLKSPIYCDNRLTMSFPEIRNRIASQFAEKMNTLPYPVEVVAGCATAGIPHAAWVADLLNLPMVYVRSSAKKHGKGNQIEGVVKEGMRAIVIEDLISTGKSSIDAALALRNAGVEVNEVFSIFTYNFTAAEEAFRNEGLTYTSLATFDELLESMIVEGKINDQELERLHNWKTNPEIFTQAE, from the coding sequence ATGGCAGACAAGCAATTAATCAATGATTTGTTGGAGATTGGTGCAGTCCAAGTGAAGGTAAAAGACTTCTTCACCTGGACATCAGGTCTCAAATCCCCTATTTACTGTGATAACCGGCTCACGATGTCTTTTCCTGAAATTAGAAACAGGATTGCTTCACAATTTGCTGAAAAAATGAATACTCTTCCCTATCCCGTGGAAGTCGTTGCCGGGTGTGCGACTGCCGGTATCCCTCATGCTGCCTGGGTAGCGGATTTATTGAATCTGCCGATGGTGTATGTACGCTCTTCTGCTAAAAAACACGGGAAAGGAAACCAAATTGAAGGAGTGGTAAAGGAGGGCATGCGCGCAATCGTAATTGAAGATTTAATCTCTACCGGAAAATCTTCAATTGATGCGGCTCTTGCCCTTAGAAACGCAGGAGTTGAAGTAAATGAAGTTTTCTCGATTTTCACTTATAACTTTACCGCAGCGGAAGAGGCTTTCCGGAACGAAGGGCTCACTTATACTTCTTTAGCCACGTTTGATGAACTGCTGGAGTCTATGATTGTAGAAGGAAAGATCAACGATCAGGAACTGGAGCGTCTTCACAACTGGAAAACCAATCCAGAGATTTTTACCCAGGCCGAATAG
- the rpoZ gene encoding DNA-directed RNA polymerase subunit omega, whose product MMLEPSIDSLQKQIKSKYTLVTLSARRARELKQGSAPMIEKPSSHQQVGVALEEIRDGKLGFAYSDEIQSRTETL is encoded by the coding sequence ATGATGCTCGAACCAAGCATTGATTCGCTTCAAAAGCAAATCAAATCCAAATATACTCTCGTTACACTTTCAGCCCGCAGAGCCAGGGAACTGAAGCAAGGAAGTGCGCCAATGATTGAAAAACCATCCTCCCATCAGCAAGTGGGGGTAGCTCTTGAAGAAATTCGCGATGGCAAACTTGGTTTTGCGTATTCGGATGAAATTCAATCACGTACGGAAACCCTATAA
- the priA gene encoding primosomal protein N' — protein sequence MNYARVIVDVPSQNTNRPFDYQIPEKFKGIVQPGIRVIIPFGPRKIMGYVVGLAEETTLQKVKSITDCLDVTPVLTDELLELGKWLSNYTLSYYISCLQVMLPQIMKAKYRKELWKMTDEDLDSDLEHVFQGRGVIPYEEFENSKLSYHVLRKHIQAGEVDVHYEVKSRETKKVTRIVEPGAEEIQLIEALEDLPKQANKQKQILEYFAENKQPVPKKQLLETLATTAASLKPLVEKGLVKEYQQEVFRDPYENRRFERTEPFPLTEEQSAAISPILQTIKNEKHDVFLLHGVTGSGKTEVYLQSIQEVLDKGQEAIMLVPEIALTPQMVERFKGRFGSKVAVLHSALSAGEKYDEWRKIQRKEVQVVVGARSAIFAPFTNIGLIIIDEEHETSYKQEDRTRYHARDVAIERGKNNLCPVVLGSATPALESYARAVKGNYQLLSLKKRMNEAAMPEVELIDMREELHAGNRSMFSTLLKEKLEERLAKGEQSVLFLNRRGYSTFVMCRDCGYVMECPHCDIALTYHRKHERLKCHYCSYEEPVPSKCPECESKTIRYFGTGTQKVEEVLQQLIPEARVLRMDVDTTRRKGAHEKILGKFGSKEADILLGTQMIAKGLDFGNVTLVGVLAADALLNLPDFRSAEKTFQLITQVSGRAGRHDKPGEVVVQTYTPEHYSIELAGSYQYEQFFNEEMKLRKAFNYPPYYFLTLVTVSHPNQLKVQEVTQKIAQFMRQKLSEHSHVLGPTPSALTRINNRYRYQCMIKYKQEPELRKLVQRILHYYEEEMKQENGLQITVDFQPYQLM from the coding sequence GTGAATTACGCAAGAGTCATCGTTGATGTGCCTTCACAAAATACAAACAGGCCATTTGATTATCAAATACCTGAGAAGTTCAAAGGCATAGTCCAGCCTGGAATCAGAGTCATCATTCCTTTTGGACCTAGAAAGATTATGGGGTATGTTGTCGGGCTGGCTGAAGAAACAACTTTACAAAAAGTAAAGTCTATCACTGACTGTCTTGATGTTACACCAGTTTTAACGGACGAGCTGCTTGAATTAGGAAAATGGCTTTCCAATTATACACTCAGCTATTATATATCTTGCTTACAAGTCATGCTTCCGCAAATTATGAAAGCAAAATATCGCAAAGAATTATGGAAAATGACGGACGAAGATTTGGATTCAGATTTGGAACATGTCTTTCAGGGCAGAGGAGTTATTCCATATGAAGAATTTGAAAATTCCAAGCTAAGTTATCATGTGTTAAGAAAACATATTCAAGCGGGAGAAGTAGATGTTCATTATGAAGTGAAAAGCCGTGAAACGAAAAAAGTCACCCGCATTGTAGAACCAGGAGCTGAGGAGATACAGCTCATTGAAGCACTGGAGGATTTGCCTAAGCAAGCGAACAAACAGAAGCAAATACTCGAATATTTTGCAGAAAATAAACAACCCGTTCCAAAGAAACAACTGTTGGAAACGCTCGCTACTACTGCAGCTTCACTCAAGCCTTTAGTTGAAAAAGGCTTAGTCAAGGAATATCAGCAGGAGGTTTTCCGTGATCCTTATGAGAACCGGCGATTTGAAAGAACCGAACCTTTTCCGTTGACGGAGGAGCAGTCTGCAGCGATCTCTCCAATACTACAAACCATTAAAAATGAAAAGCATGATGTATTTCTGCTTCATGGTGTGACAGGCAGCGGGAAGACGGAAGTTTATCTCCAATCGATTCAAGAAGTTCTTGATAAAGGACAAGAAGCCATTATGCTTGTTCCGGAGATCGCACTTACTCCTCAAATGGTGGAGCGGTTCAAAGGACGATTCGGCTCTAAGGTAGCTGTTCTCCACAGTGCATTATCGGCAGGGGAAAAATACGATGAATGGCGTAAAATTCAAAGAAAAGAAGTGCAGGTGGTCGTAGGTGCCCGTTCTGCCATTTTCGCTCCTTTTACTAATATTGGGCTCATCATTATTGATGAGGAGCATGAGACCAGCTATAAGCAGGAAGACCGGACTAGGTACCATGCGAGAGATGTGGCAATAGAACGCGGAAAAAACAATCTCTGCCCTGTGGTCCTCGGAAGTGCCACGCCTGCGCTTGAATCGTACGCAAGAGCAGTAAAAGGAAATTACCAGCTGTTGTCATTGAAAAAACGTATGAACGAGGCAGCTATGCCGGAAGTTGAACTTATTGATATGCGGGAAGAACTGCACGCAGGAAATCGCTCTATGTTTTCCACGTTATTAAAAGAAAAACTGGAAGAAAGGCTGGCTAAAGGGGAGCAGTCAGTCTTGTTTTTAAACCGGCGTGGTTACTCAACGTTTGTTATGTGCAGAGACTGCGGCTATGTGATGGAATGTCCTCACTGTGATATTGCCTTAACCTACCACCGAAAACATGAGCGGTTAAAATGTCATTATTGCTCTTATGAAGAACCAGTACCTTCGAAATGTCCAGAATGTGAAAGCAAAACGATCCGATATTTTGGGACGGGAACACAAAAGGTGGAAGAAGTGCTGCAGCAGTTAATACCTGAAGCCAGAGTACTAAGGATGGACGTCGATACAACGAGGCGGAAGGGAGCCCATGAAAAAATTCTTGGCAAGTTCGGCAGCAAAGAAGCAGACATCCTATTAGGAACTCAAATGATCGCAAAAGGGCTCGACTTTGGGAATGTTACCCTTGTCGGTGTGCTTGCGGCTGATGCGCTGCTGAACCTGCCTGATTTCCGCTCTGCAGAAAAAACCTTTCAATTAATCACTCAAGTCAGCGGCCGGGCGGGACGTCATGATAAGCCTGGAGAAGTCGTAGTCCAGACATATACTCCAGAGCATTACAGCATTGAACTTGCCGGGAGCTATCAATACGAGCAGTTTTTTAATGAGGAGATGAAGCTGCGGAAAGCATTTAATTATCCTCCGTATTATTTTTTAACACTGGTTACAGTTTCCCACCCTAATCAGTTGAAAGTACAGGAGGTTACCCAAAAAATTGCCCAATTCATGAGGCAGAAATTGAGTGAACACTCCCATGTGCTCGGCCCGACGCCCTCAGCACTTACCCGGATCAATAATAGATATCGATATCAATGCATGATAAAATACAAGCAGGAACCAGAGCTTCGGAAATTAGTCCAGCGAATATTACACTATTACGAAGAAGAAATGAAACAGGAGAACGGCTTGCAAATCACCGTTGATTTTCAGCCTTATCAGTTAATGTAG
- the rsmB gene encoding 16S rRNA (cytosine(967)-C(5))-methyltransferase RsmB, with translation MSKYALREAALQLLTRIGENGGYSHVLLDREINKQQLSEQDGRLLTEMVYGTLSHRDLIHYYLTPYMKKQKKIRPWVKWLLYMSVYQMVFLERVPDHAVLHEAVEIAKKQGHKGIASLINGVLRNIQRNGVADVEEIKDPVEKLAIESSHPHWLVERWVEQYGLEITQGMCKANMHHLPMSVRIQPLRISLTEAIHQLQADGFTVEKSLLSPQGIVISEGQILRHPLFIEGRLTVQDQSSMLVGEMMDLSPGQKVLDACSAPGGKTTHMAEKMEDEGEVAAYDLHAKKAKLVNEKARQLELTIIHAKQADSRKITDEHHLESFDRILLDAPCSGLGVLRGKPDIKYHKKEEDIFSLRNIQDDLLNEVSKLLKPGGKLVYSTCTVDRHENEEAVAAFLCRHPEYEVDPSFTNDLPEPLQTSHGRSEFGLQLFPQDFDTDGFFLTRLIRT, from the coding sequence ATGAGTAAGTACGCATTAAGAGAAGCAGCTCTTCAGTTGCTGACGAGAATTGGAGAGAACGGTGGTTACAGCCACGTGCTTCTGGATCGGGAAATTAATAAACAGCAATTATCTGAGCAGGACGGAAGATTACTCACTGAAATGGTTTATGGAACCCTCAGCCACAGGGATTTAATTCACTATTATTTAACTCCGTACATGAAAAAACAAAAGAAAATCAGGCCCTGGGTAAAGTGGCTCCTCTATATGTCTGTTTATCAAATGGTGTTTTTAGAAAGAGTTCCTGACCATGCGGTATTGCATGAAGCTGTTGAAATTGCCAAAAAGCAAGGACACAAGGGAATCGCATCATTAATAAATGGAGTACTGCGCAATATCCAACGTAATGGTGTAGCAGATGTAGAAGAGATTAAAGATCCTGTTGAAAAGCTCGCAATCGAGTCAAGCCATCCTCATTGGCTTGTGGAACGCTGGGTGGAACAATACGGATTGGAAATAACTCAAGGAATGTGCAAAGCGAACATGCACCATCTTCCTATGTCGGTGAGAATTCAGCCGCTCAGAATTTCATTAACTGAAGCCATCCATCAATTACAAGCTGATGGTTTCACAGTAGAAAAAAGCCTGCTTTCTCCTCAGGGGATCGTAATAAGTGAAGGCCAAATTCTCAGGCATCCGCTATTTATTGAAGGCAGGCTTACAGTCCAGGATCAAAGCTCGATGCTGGTTGGTGAAATGATGGATCTTTCTCCCGGCCAGAAAGTGTTAGATGCCTGCAGTGCTCCTGGAGGCAAGACGACGCACATGGCTGAGAAAATGGAAGATGAAGGAGAAGTAGCTGCCTATGATTTGCACGCGAAAAAAGCTAAGCTAGTAAATGAAAAAGCCCGTCAGCTCGAGCTGACGATTATTCATGCAAAACAGGCAGATTCCAGAAAAATTACAGATGAGCATCATTTGGAAAGCTTTGACCGCATATTATTGGATGCTCCCTGTTCAGGTCTCGGCGTGCTGAGAGGAAAACCTGATATAAAATACCACAAAAAGGAAGAGGATATTTTCAGTCTTAGAAACATACAAGATGATCTGTTAAATGAAGTCAGCAAGCTGCTTAAACCAGGAGGAAAGCTGGTTTACAGCACATGTACAGTCGATAGGCACGAAAATGAGGAAGCAGTGGCTGCTTTTTTATGTCGGCACCCTGAATATGAGGTAGACCCAAGCTTCACAAATGATCTTCCAGAACCGCTGCAAACTTCTCATGGACGTAGTGAATTTGGGCTCCAGCTGTTTCCCCAGGACTTCGACACCGATGGTTTCTTTTTAACAAGACTTATCAGAACGTGA
- the pyrF gene encoding orotidine-5'-phosphate decarboxylase, protein MKRIHPLYLALDFEEAQKALHFLEVNHLSGIPVKVGMEMYYKEGPAIVHELKRRGHAIFLDLKLHDIPVTVKRAMSTIAGLGVDVVNVHAQGGSNMIAAAREGLERQSGRPLLLAVTQLTSTDEEMLKREQLVPEPMEEVVAHYAGLSKRAGADGVVCSVREVESVRRSCGAEFITLTPGIRAKEDEKHDQKRVATPFQAGIAGSHAIVAGRSIKSAQDPLSAYESMKKELENGRQAINQ, encoded by the coding sequence ATGAAACGTATTCATCCTCTATATCTCGCTCTTGATTTTGAAGAGGCACAGAAGGCCCTGCATTTTCTGGAAGTTAACCATCTGAGTGGCATCCCGGTTAAAGTAGGAATGGAAATGTATTATAAAGAAGGCCCTGCTATTGTTCATGAGTTAAAACGAAGGGGGCATGCTATTTTCCTGGATTTAAAGCTTCATGATATACCGGTGACGGTTAAAAGGGCGATGAGTACGATTGCTGGCTTAGGTGTCGATGTTGTCAATGTTCATGCCCAAGGTGGAAGCAACATGATTGCAGCAGCACGTGAGGGTCTCGAAAGACAAAGTGGACGGCCCTTATTACTTGCCGTGACTCAGCTGACCTCTACAGATGAGGAAATGCTGAAACGGGAACAACTAGTGCCTGAACCTATGGAAGAAGTGGTGGCTCATTATGCTGGTTTGTCGAAACGAGCAGGAGCAGACGGGGTTGTCTGTTCCGTTAGGGAAGTTGAATCCGTGCGTCGCTCATGCGGAGCAGAATTCATAACTTTGACTCCAGGTATCCGGGCAAAAGAGGATGAAAAACACGACCAAAAGCGTGTGGCCACTCCTTTTCAAGCTGGTATTGCAGGGAGTCACGCTATCGTGGCTGGTCGAAGCATTAAATCAGCACAAGATCCCTTATCGGCTTATGAATCTATGAAAAAGGAGCTTGAAAATGGCAGACAAGCAATTAATCAATGA
- the gmk gene encoding guanylate kinase has protein sequence MIDEKGILFILSGPSGVGKGTVRKALFDQSTDLRYSISMTTRKPREGEVDGVDYFFKSREEFEELILQGQLIEHAEYVGNYYGTPRNYVEETLDQGNDVFLEIEVQGALQVRENFPQGVFIFLIPPSLEELKDRIVNRGTETEEKVKNRLLAAKEEIDMMDAYDYVVVNDEIDHAVSKVQSIVVSEHCKRERVSHQYKKALEVNEL, from the coding sequence GTGATAGATGAGAAGGGGATATTATTTATTCTTTCCGGACCTTCCGGAGTTGGAAAAGGAACAGTAAGAAAAGCGCTTTTCGATCAATCGACAGACTTGCGCTATTCTATTTCCATGACTACCCGGAAGCCTCGTGAAGGGGAAGTTGATGGTGTGGATTATTTCTTCAAATCCCGCGAAGAGTTTGAAGAATTGATCCTACAAGGGCAGTTGATTGAACATGCCGAATACGTTGGGAATTATTATGGCACACCTAGGAATTATGTGGAAGAGACCCTTGATCAAGGGAACGATGTCTTTTTGGAAATTGAAGTGCAAGGAGCTCTTCAGGTAAGAGAAAACTTTCCGCAAGGTGTTTTTATCTTTTTAATTCCTCCGTCTCTTGAGGAACTAAAGGATCGTATTGTAAACCGTGGTACGGAAACAGAAGAGAAGGTTAAAAATCGACTGTTGGCTGCTAAAGAAGAAATCGACATGATGGATGCTTATGATTATGTCGTTGTGAATGATGAGATTGACCATGCGGTAAGCAAAGTTCAATCGATTGTGGTTAGTGAACACTGCAAACGGGAACGTGTTTCACATCAATATAAAAAAGCATTGGAGGTCAATGAATTATGA
- a CDS encoding dihydroorotate dehydrogenase, translated as MNTRVELPGLNLKNPVMPASGCFGFGREFAQFYDLSHLGAVIMKAATGGKRFGNVTPRVAETSSGMLNAIGLQNPGVEGIIAKEIPFLETYPTPIIANVAGSTVEEYVSVAEKLSETSVSAFELNISCPNVKEGGVQFGTDPFLAENVVREVKDVSDVPVYVKLSPNVADIVSMAEACAKAGADGLSMINTLTGMRIDPKTRRPIIANKTGGLSGPAIKPVAIRMIYQVYEAVDLPIIGMGGIETVDDIIEYLLAGASAVAIGSANFKNPLVCKELIDQLPEGLKKYGFESVNDAIGGAHDETYSSSISRS; from the coding sequence ATGAATACCAGAGTGGAACTGCCTGGGCTAAATTTGAAAAACCCTGTGATGCCGGCATCTGGCTGTTTCGGTTTTGGACGTGAATTCGCGCAATTTTATGATCTTTCACATTTGGGTGCTGTGATTATGAAAGCAGCAACAGGAGGGAAGAGATTCGGGAATGTGACCCCTCGTGTGGCGGAAACATCCAGTGGAATGCTGAATGCAATAGGTCTGCAGAATCCTGGAGTTGAGGGAATCATTGCTAAAGAAATCCCTTTCTTAGAGACGTATCCTACCCCGATTATTGCTAATGTTGCAGGGAGTACGGTGGAAGAGTATGTGTCAGTTGCCGAAAAACTTTCCGAAACTTCCGTTAGTGCCTTTGAATTAAATATTTCCTGCCCAAACGTAAAAGAAGGAGGAGTACAATTTGGTACAGACCCTTTTTTAGCAGAAAACGTCGTGCGGGAAGTGAAGGACGTTTCCGATGTACCTGTTTACGTAAAGCTTTCACCAAATGTAGCAGATATTGTGTCGATGGCCGAAGCATGTGCCAAAGCAGGAGCTGACGGTCTTTCCATGATCAATACGTTAACAGGGATGAGAATTGATCCGAAGACTAGACGTCCAATTATCGCTAATAAGACAGGAGGCCTTTCCGGTCCGGCGATAAAACCGGTGGCGATCCGGATGATTTACCAGGTGTACGAAGCGGTGGATCTCCCGATTATCGGAATGGGTGGAATAGAAACGGTCGATGATATCATTGAATATCTGCTTGCAGGAGCAAGTGCGGTGGCCATAGGCAGCGCCAATTTTAAAAACCCACTCGTATGCAAGGAGCTTATTGATCAGCTGCCTGAAGGGCTTAAGAAGTATGGCTTCGAATCCGTGAACGATGCGATTGGAGGTGCTCATGATGAAACGTATTCATCCTCTATATCTCGCTCTTGA
- a CDS encoding YicC/YloC family endoribonuclease, translating to MVKSMTGYGRKSLEVEGMQLHVEIRSVNHRFLDISTKLPRNLLFLEEKLKRLIRYHLSRGRVDLYVTLEGQGLVKRTLHVDWNIADQYIERLVDMKKRYELTGEITVDMVTRLEHVFSVQEKEEDSSILHSNLLQAVQESLDRLSTMRSEEGRSLEADLTSRCQKISAVLQKLEDRRPSVVEEYKERIRQRIEAYTKEEVLAEQSRVLQEVALLAEKGDVTEELTRLKSHLDQFSKTLQKQESIGRRLDFIVQEMHREVNTIGSKSNDNLVTEWVVELKSEIEKLKEQVQNVE from the coding sequence ATGGTTAAAAGTATGACAGGATATGGAAGGAAATCACTGGAAGTCGAAGGGATGCAGCTGCATGTGGAAATACGCAGTGTTAATCATCGATTCTTAGATATTTCAACGAAACTTCCTCGTAACCTTTTATTTTTAGAGGAAAAATTAAAGCGGTTGATCCGGTACCATCTCTCCCGGGGGCGTGTAGACTTATATGTTACCTTGGAAGGACAGGGCTTGGTAAAACGAACGCTACACGTTGATTGGAACATCGCTGATCAGTATATTGAACGGCTGGTGGATATGAAAAAGCGATACGAGTTGACTGGAGAAATTACAGTTGATATGGTAACAAGGTTAGAACACGTTTTTTCCGTTCAGGAAAAAGAAGAAGATTCAAGTATTTTACATTCCAATTTGTTGCAAGCTGTTCAGGAATCTTTAGATCGATTATCAACCATGAGAAGTGAGGAAGGCAGAAGTCTTGAAGCTGATCTTACAAGCCGCTGTCAAAAGATAAGCGCTGTTTTACAAAAGCTTGAAGACAGGCGTCCTTCTGTCGTGGAGGAATACAAAGAAAGGATACGCCAAAGAATTGAAGCCTATACTAAAGAAGAAGTCCTGGCAGAGCAATCGCGGGTTCTTCAGGAAGTCGCCCTGCTAGCTGAAAAAGGGGACGTAACGGAAGAATTAACGCGGTTAAAGTCTCATCTGGATCAATTTTCAAAAACACTGCAAAAACAGGAATCTATTGGCCGTAGACTCGATTTTATCGTTCAAGAAATGCATAGAGAGGTCAATACTATCGGTTCCAAGTCCAATGACAATCTTGTTACCGAGTGGGTCGTGGAACTGAAAAGTGAAATTGAAAAACTGAAGGAACAAGTACAAAATGTAGAATAA
- a CDS encoding Stp1/IreP family PP2C-type Ser/Thr phosphatase encodes MNGCFLTNVGKVRNHNEDAGGIYKNDTGQMLAVVADGMGGHRAGDVASQMAAANLHKKWQDVSLLSTPEQSESWLEHAVQDINSELFHYASEHEECQGMGTTIVIAICTKYFTTIAHIGDSRCYLANAYGFKQITEDHSLVNELVRSGQITEEQAEHHPRKNVLLKALGTENQIDADIKTYSFEQDDRLLLCSDGLTNKVKDEELAELLTFEGEWSDFCQKLIDKANDRGGEDNITLAVVHYTSTEGKEGADEC; translated from the coding sequence ATGAACGGTTGCTTTTTAACAAATGTGGGTAAAGTAAGAAATCATAACGAAGATGCAGGCGGTATTTATAAAAATGATACCGGTCAAATGCTGGCCGTTGTAGCAGATGGCATGGGCGGCCATCGTGCTGGTGATGTCGCCAGCCAAATGGCAGCAGCTAATTTACATAAAAAATGGCAGGATGTTTCCTTGCTGAGCACCCCTGAACAATCCGAAAGCTGGCTGGAACATGCAGTTCAGGATATCAACAGCGAGCTTTTTCATTACGCCAGTGAGCATGAAGAATGTCAGGGGATGGGGACAACAATTGTAATTGCCATATGTACGAAGTATTTCACTACTATTGCTCATATTGGAGACAGCCGATGTTACCTTGCCAATGCTTATGGATTTAAGCAAATCACGGAAGACCATTCTTTAGTCAACGAGCTGGTCCGATCGGGACAAATTACGGAAGAGCAGGCGGAACACCATCCTAGAAAGAATGTACTTTTGAAAGCCTTAGGCACAGAAAATCAAATCGATGCTGACATTAAAACGTACAGCTTTGAGCAGGATGACCGGCTGCTTCTCTGTTCAGATGGATTAACGAATAAAGTAAAAGATGAAGAGTTAGCCGAACTCTTAACTTTTGAAGGTGAATGGTCTGACTTTTGTCAAAAGCTGATTGATAAAGCAAATGATCGTGGAGGAGAAGACAACATCACCCTGGCAGTTGTTCATTACACCAGCACAGAAGGGAAAGAAGGTGCTGATGAATGTTAA
- the remA gene encoding extracellular matrix/biofilm regulator RemA, whose product MSLKLINIGFGNVVSANRIISIVSPESAPIKRIITVARDNNKLVDATYGRRTRAVIITDSDHVVLSAVQPETVGQRVISNDEMSDEN is encoded by the coding sequence TTGAGTTTAAAACTGATAAACATCGGGTTTGGAAATGTTGTTTCTGCCAATCGTATTATTTCTATCGTATCTCCGGAGTCTGCTCCGATCAAACGTATTATTACGGTGGCTCGTGACAATAATAAATTAGTAGATGCTACATATGGGCGCCGTACCCGCGCCGTTATCATTACTGACAGTGATCATGTGGTGTTGTCTGCCGTTCAGCCAGAAACAGTCGGACAACGTGTAATCAGCAATGATGAAATGTCAGATGAGAATTAG